Proteins encoded within one genomic window of Microcebus murinus isolate Inina chromosome 8, M.murinus_Inina_mat1.0, whole genome shotgun sequence:
- the LOC105884613 gene encoding olfactory receptor 6B2-like produces the protein MRGENVTKVSTFVLVGFPTAPWLQYVLFLLFLLTYLFVLVENLAIILTVWGSTSLHRPMYYFLGSLSSLEIWYVCNIIPKMLDGFLLQRKRISFVGCMTQLYFFISLVCTECVLLASMGYDRYVAICYPLRYHVIMTTRLCVQLVVFSFVSGFTVSVIKVYFISSATFCGSNVLNHFFCDISPILKLACTDFSTAELVDFVLGFIILVFPFLATVLSYGRITLAVLRIPSATGRWRAFSTCASHLTVVAIFYTAMIFIYVRPQAIDTRSSNKLISAVYTVLTPILNPLIYCLRNKEFKDALKKALGWGRASQ, from the coding sequence ATGAGGGGGGAGAATGTCACCAAGGTCAGCACGTTCGTGCTGGTGGGCTTCCCCACGGCGCCCTGGCTGCAGTAtgtgctcttcctcctcttcctgctcacCTACCTCTTTGTCCTGGTGGAGAACCTGGCCATCATCCTCACCGTCTGGGGCAGCACCTCCCTCCACAGGCCCATGTACTACTTTCTGGGCTCCCTGTCATCCTTGGAGATCTGGTATGTGTGTAACATCATACCCAAGATGCTGGACGGCTTCCTCCTGCAGCGGAAACGCATCTCTTTCGTCGGGTGCATGACGCAGCTCTACTTCTTCATCTCCCTGGTGTGCACGGAGTGTGTGCTGCTGGCCTCCATGGGCTACgaccgctacgtggccatctgctACCCGCTGCGCTACCACGTTATCATGACCACGAGGCTGTGCGTCCAGCTGGTGGTCTTCTCCTTTGTGAGTGGCTTCACCGTCTCCGTGATCAAGGTCTACTTTATCTCCAGCGCCACGTTCTGTGGCTCCAATGTCCTGAACCACTTCTTCTGTGACATTTCCCCCATCCTCAAGCTGGCCTGCACGGACTTCTCCACGGCAGAGCTGGTGGATTTCGTCCTGGGCTTCATCATCCTGGTGTTCCCTTTCCTGGCCACCGTGCTGTCCTACGGGCGCATCACCCTGGCTGTCCTGCGCATCCCCTCAGCCACCGGCCGTTGGAGAGCCTTCTCCACCTGCGCCTCTCACCTCACTGTGGTTGCCATCTTCTATACGGCCATGATCTTCATATACGTCCGGCCCCAGGCCATCGATACACGGAGCTCTAACAAGCTCATCTCTGCTGTGTACACTGTCCTCACCCCCATCCTGAACCCCTTGATCTACTGTCTGAGGAACAAGGAATTTAAGGATGCCTTGAAAAAGGCCTTGGGCTGGGGTCGAGCCTCACAGTAG